In the genome of Arachis stenosperma cultivar V10309 chromosome 2, arast.V10309.gnm1.PFL2, whole genome shotgun sequence, the window AAAAATGACAAAGCAAGCAAGAAAAATCAAATAGAAGACATAAACGGATGAGTTAGTCTTCAGGAGTTCCagaatgattaaaaaaatgTCAACATTCAAAGGAGCTAGTCAAATACTCCCTCCagctaaaaataattatcttgtCAACTAAATGTTGAATAAGGCAGCAAGAGACAGAAAAAGCCAAAAAGGTGTGTCCCAAGAAAACAGCTTCTAACTATTCCATTGAACTTGTCAAATATCTTTGTTTTGACAAAGCTATCTTTGTTGTTACTATTACCAACCCAATTTTATGTCAGGCCCCAACTTACATTGACATTTATGGATACACATTTTTTGGCCTTTTTGTGGCTTCAGGATCAACATATTTGAGAGAAACCAACTAATCATGCATGTTTAAGAGCCTTTGAAGATGGCTGGATCAACTACTTCCTCAAATTTTCTATTCCTAAAATATCTTATGAGAAAGTTGAAACCTTCTCAACTTGCAATTTTCTTACTTCTTTCATGGAATTAAAAGCAATTATGAGTACCAAACAAACTAGCATTAACCATCAATTGCCAAGATTTTAAGCACTTATAAATAACCCCCTTCACCATAAAGTCATTCCATTGCATGCGTTAtttacttttattaaaaatcatatatatatatataaagaaagaaaaacttTGCAACTAAATACATAACTCTGCTTGATAAGTACTAGTAATAGTTCAAATACCATAACAAATTAACTAATAGTATTTGATGCATTTGAGAGATACTAGTATAGTAGTACTATTGAACCTGTTCCTATAACAATTGAAACTTTTCACAAGATGCAATTATGTTGCATCCGTCAAATAAAGTAGTGTGAGCCAGCTGGGAGGACTTAAAGTGATTGTCTTATCTACTAATTTGTACTACAAACTAAGAAAAACTTACAAGGTATGGATTAAAATTGTTGCATAACACTGATTCATAATTCAGAAGAGTGGAGTGTCATGATTCATTAGAAACAAAAAAAGTATAATACAAAGACCAAAGCAATTTTACTCAGACAAAGGTGCTAGAGAACAAAGTAGACCTTAATCATATTGAGAAAGTGAGCATTGCTAATTATCAACATCATTACTTTACCATGACCCACCACAAATGGCTCATTATGATAATGATAAGGTGATATGGCTTgtgcttttcaaaattttggaaaTAAAAGGCAACAACAGTTAAGATTAAAGGCAAAACTGAAAAATACGTTGCATGACACTTCCATATTGCAAAATAACAATCACACACATAAAATTAGTAAAGAGCCAGCAAGGCAATCCCACTAACGATACCAACTTTTTATGAGGCCCCTCAGATCCCTGTTTAGTCAATTATTGTCTTTGTCTTGTTGCTAACAAATTATTGAGAACTACTTCTTCACTATAAGCTTTGATACACCAATACACAGTTCGGTTACAAAGCCTGCAAGCATTGCATTTTTCACTCTTCTCCTTCATATCTTAAATTTCTGATCACTTGATGAGATCATATCATGGCTGGTGCACTTGTTGGTGGAGCTTTCCTCTCTGGCTTCATTAATGTCGTCTTTGACAGGTTCCTTACAACTGATGCTGTCAACTTGGTCTTGGGCAAGAAACTTGGCCCTGACTTGGTTCAAAGGCTGAAGACTGCTCTGTTGGGTGCTGAAGCTCTTGTTGCTGATGCTGAGATGAAGTAGTTCGGTAATCCATCTGTGAGGAAGTGGCTCGATAGTCTCCGGGATGCTGTTTACTGTGCTGATGACTTGCTGGATGCTGTCCTCCTCAAAGCCACCACTCAAAAGAATGCAAGTTCTTCCTGGTCCCTTAGCTTCTTCATCAACCGTGATAGGGATGAAATGGTAGACAAGATGGAAGGGATGGTTAGAAGAGTTGAGGATCTTGGAAAACAAAAAGATTTCCTTGGTCTTGAAAAGATTCCCACTGGTAGCTCATCATGGAGGACTCCAACCAGTTCCCTTGTGAGAGGCAATGTGTATGGCAGGGAGGATGACAAGAAGGCCTTAGTCAAGATGCTGAAGGACAACAGTGAGCATCAGTTGTCTGTGATCTCTATTGTTGGCATAGGTGGGGTTGGTAAAACAACTTTGGCTCAGTGGCTTTACAACAACGGGGATTTAATGAAAGGATTTGATCTGAAAGCATGGGTTTGCATCTCGGAGAACTTTGATATCGTTGAGACTACAAAGAATGTTATAAAGGAGATCTCTCCAGATACTCAAGGTCTTGAGCATTTTAATTCACTTCACCGTGCTTTGAAAGAAAAATTGTCGAATAAGAAGTTCTTTATTGTTCTGGATGATGTTTGGAGTGATGATGGTGACAAATGGAGTAATTTTATGATCCCTTTCCAACAAAATGGTAATAAGGGAAGTATTGTTCTTCTGACTACTCGGGAGGAAAATGTTGCTTCCGCAGTTCAAAATTGTCAGCCTTATTTTCTCAGGAAGTTGTCGGAGGACTATTGTTGGTCAGTGTTTGCAGATAATGCATCTTTTCCACAGTCAAATGGGAGAGCAGCACTTGAAGAAATAGGTAGAAAGATTGTCAAGAAGTGTGACGGCTTGCCATTAGCTGCAGAAACACTTGGTCGCTTGTTACGTACAAAGCATGATGTTGAGGAATGGAACAAGATACTAATGAGTCATATTTGGGGATTTTCGGTGGAGAAGAGTAAGATTATTCCAGCGTTACTGATAAGTTACTTCCATCTTCCTCCATATTTGAAGCGTTGTTTTGTTTATTGTGCTTTATTTCCCAAGGATTATAAATTTGTGAAAGAGAAATTAATCCTTTTGTGGATGACAGAAGATCTTTTACCACCACCAAAGAGAGGAGAGAGTTTAGAAGAAGTTGGTTGTGAGTGTTTTGATGAACTAACTTCCAGATTATTTTTCACGAAGACTGAAGACTTTGGTGATTATTTTGTGATGCATGATCTTTTGCATGACTTAGCAATATTCCTTGCTGGAGATTTCTATTGCAACTCAGAAGAACTTGGTAAAGAGGAGATAAAGATTCAGACTCGGCATTTGTGTGTAGATTTAAGTCGTCATAGCTCAAAACTTTATAATTCTATTTCTAAAGTGGAATCTTTGAGaacattattattgttggaCGATTTCTCATCTCCCAACTCCAACACTGAAGCGGCAACATGTGAGATATTATCAAAGTGTAAATACTTGAGAGTTTTATCCTTTGATAAACATGATGTGGTGCCTAATTCAATAGGAGAATTGATCCATCTGCGCTACTTGGATCTCTCTTGGACTGGTATTAAGACATTGCCAGAGTCTTTCTGCAACTTGTGTAATTTGCAAATATTGAAGTTGCGTCATTGTTACAAACTAACTACGCTGCCTAGTGGTTTGCATAATCTTGTGAGTTTGCGGCATCTTGACATTAGAGAAACTTCTTTGGAAGAAATGCCCGGAAAAATGAGCAAATTGAATCAATTGCACGTTTTAAGTTACTTTGTAGTTGGCAAGCACGAAGACAATGGAATCCAGGAGTTTGGAGGGCTGGTAAATCTTCACGGATCCGTTGAGATTAAGAAGTTGGAGAATATTGTTGATATGAAAGAAGCAAACAGGGCAAAGATAATGGATATGAAGCACATTGATGAATTATGTTTGGAATGGTCTTCAGGTGATGATCTGGTTTCAAGTACACAAACAGAAAGAGACATGCTCGATAACTTGCAACCGCAGAATGGGTTGAAAGAGTTGACAATCAAGGGATACAAGGGTACAATATTTCCAGATTGGTTGGGGAACTGTTCCTACCAAAACATGACACGTGTATCTCTAAAGTCATGCAAGAATTGCTGCATGCTGCCCTCACTTGGACAGCTGCCATCTCTTAAGTCCCTGAGCATTGGAGGATTCGATCAGCTGAGGAGCATTGGCGAGGAGTTTTACAAGAATGAAGGAGATCATCATTCTTCGCATATTGCACCGTTTCCCTCACTGGAGACTTTGGTATTTGATAACATGGCATGTTGGGAGGTGTGGCACGTATCTGAGTCAGAAACATTTCCTCATCTTAGGAAGCTCGAAATGACAAATTGTCGAATGTTGAAGGAAGAGATGCTTAATCAGGTATTCTTCAGAATCGTTTCTTCTTTGTCGGATGTTTCAAAAGTTCGCAAACTACATATAGACAACAACTTCATAGAACGGCACATTTTTCTTGATGGGGATACTTTAACAATTGGGGGAAGTGAATCTCTGATGGAGTCTGCATTGAAAGCAATGATGAGCATCAACCATCTACGTTGCCTCCAACAAATACACATCGAAGGGTGTAGAAAACTAGAATTCCCCCAGCTACAGCAGCAGAAGTATGATTTGGTAGAGCTACAAATAGTAGACAGCTGTGATTCACTGACCTCCTTGTCATTGGATGTCTTTCCCAATCTCAAGAATTTGGAGATAGAAGGGTTTATGAATCTGGAATCAGTGTCATTGTCAGAGGCACCACACGCTGCTCTTCAAAGTGTCACCATCTTTGACTGCCCTGAATTAGTGTCATTTGCAGCAGAAGGACTGGCTGCACCCAACTTGACTCATCTCAGCGTCACATGGTGCTCAAAGTTGGAGGCATTACCACGTGACATGAATAGTCGACTCCTAGATTTACAGTCTCTCGAGATATATGGCTGCCCAAACATTTGCAGGTTGCCAGAGGGTGGTTTGCCGCCTAACTTGAAATCACTTGATGTGGGATTTTGCGAGAAACAAATGAAGAATCTATCATGGATGGCCAACTTGGACTCCCTTACTCATCTTACCATTGAAGGTCATTACTGCGACAACATAAATTCATACCCAGAGGTGGGTTCGCTGCCTCACCTTCCCTCCCTTACCACTCTGCATCTCTTCGACTTTGATAATCTGGAGACATTGGAATGCAACGAGCTTCTCCGCCTCACCTCCCTTCAACAGTTGCACATTGAGTACTGTTCAAAGCTGGAGAATATGGAAGGAGAAAAGCTGCCTCCCTCTCTCTTGCTAATCAAAATTGAAGGGTGTCGTTTGCTGGGAGGATTATGCAAGAATAAGCATCAACAAATTTGGCCTAAAATTTCCCACATCCCTGACATTAGAGTCGTCTAAACAGAGATTTCTGAGCAGGTAATTCTCTATTCTTCATGATTCACACATGCTACCACAATTAAATTCACACATGCACAAGTCATACTTATTAACacatatttttcaataaaattgcATCTACATAGGAACATAAGAATTAATTACCatgaaataaaaattgaaagacaaTTAATATCTTTTTCCGTGTATCCAGCCTTAAGAATTTCTTTAGATATATTAAACAATTGGATGAATCAAATTTACTGTTTTTACCATCCTCTGCAGGTAGCTTCTACTGAGGTACAAGTGCCCAGATGGCTAATATTTCAAAGAACATAATCTTATATAAAACAAACCATACTTACATTACCTTCATTCAATCAAAAGAACTGATTTCTGTTCCAGCTTCAGGTAGGTATAGTTATTCTATTCCTCTCTGCAATTTACTTCAGGTTGGAGAATATGGCAGGAGAAAAGCTTCCTTTTTCGGTTACTATTTCAAATTCAACACTGTCCTTTGCCCAGCAAACGCTACAAGAAGAAGAGTTGCAGCTAAACTCTTTATGAAGGTAACATAAACTTGATGGATCTAGAGGTATTGATCTTTGAAGCTGCTCTATCTCATATCATTTCTTATGAAGACCAACTCAAATAGATTTTCCAGGGGCATCAAGAAATAGATAACTGCTATGGTTGAGGATCTACTTTCTTTCTGGATTCAACCATTAAAATGTGCATTAGGCAGCTTCTGTGGCAATTGCAACTTGGTGAGCATGTAAGTACTTTTGTAAAATTTTGAATTGCggtattattattttgtgtCAATCTTTTCTCAAGCTAAATTTGTCCCTTTCGGTTCTGTTTTTGAAGCTAAAAAGGAATAATACATCATTGGGTATTCATCAAGCAGGTTATGATCATTTTCCTTTGTTTGAGGCCCAAGCAAACACTTTTTGGAGAGTCCCTCTACATCCCAATTAGTGTATTAACCTGAACAAATGAATGATTGGATGGTCAAATCTTTTCTGGTTTATCTGGACATTCTTCACTCGTAGTCCTTCAACTTTTAGGTGTGATTGCGATCCAAGCTCTTTAGCCAAAAAGTTTGTAAACAACGGCCATCTATTGTATCATTGGTTTCCCATTTAGTTTGTGTTTATGTTCTTGTACAAGAGTTCTGCAATACTGCATGTATGCTTATTAGGGCTTTGGGACTTGTTTCTagctttgatttggaaaatagTGAAAATTTTTGCTTGTGGATTTTTTTATCTCTCAGACTCAGAGGTTTTTTCCCATGTTAAACTTTGGTATTGTATTTTTCTGCCTTCTCTTCAATATTTTGCTGCTATCGACTGTTGCCAGAGTGTGCCTCCTATATTCATTATGTTTGGGTGCTTCTGTGTTATGCCTTTGACAGGTTTAATTTATTCCCACCAATCTTAGAGTGAATGATCATTTTACAATGTTAAGTATCTTGCTTAGGAAAATTATATTGAGGTGCATTGTATATAACTAGCAGCTTAATGTTTCCAAATTCAAAATGTGCACACAAGAAGGGGACAAGCTTTATTTCTAGCTAGAATGAATATACCCTATAACTTTCTTTCGTTTTATCTGCTTTCTCTATctcctttctcttttctttaaaagaaaaaaacaaagaatcAAAGAGAACTAAAAGCAATTCAATTCGACATAAAGCATAGGATCATTTTTGTTACTTATGCTTGATATGTAATAAAAATGACAAAGCAAGAAAGGAA includes:
- the LOC130962366 gene encoding putative disease resistance protein At3g14460, whose product is MEYLFIVYPAFENFFTCIDESNLLFLTSSAASGRRIWKEKSCLPLCYYFKFKTVLCSENPARRVAAKLRMKGPEEIDESVFFIDSTMKMCIRQLLWPLQLGEHFGNPSVRKWLDSLRDAVYCADDLLDAVLLKATTQKNASSSWSLSFFINRDRDEMVDKMEGMVRRVEDLGKQKDFLGLEKIPTGSSSWRTPTSSLVRGNVYGREDDKKALVKMLKDNSEHQLSVISIVGIGGVGKTTLAQWLYNNGDLMKGFDLKAWVCISENFDIVETTKNVIKEISPDTQGLEHFNSLHRALKEKLSNKKFFIVLDDVWSDDGDKWSNFMIPFQQNGNKGSIVLLTTREENVASAVQNCQPYFLRKLSEDYCWSVFADNASFPQSNGRAALEEIGRKIVKKCDGLPLAAETLGRLLRTKHDVEEWNKILMSHIWGFSVEKSKIIPALLISYFHLPPYLKRCFVYCALFPKDYKFVKEKLILLWMTEDLLPPPKRGESLEEVGCECFDELTSRLFFTKTEDFGDYFVMHDLLHDLAIFLAGDFYCNSEELGKEEIKIQTRHLCVDLSRHSSKLYNSISKVESLRTLLLLDDFSSPNSNTEAATCEILSKCKYLRVLSFDKHDVVPNSIGELIHLRYLDLSWTGIKTLPESFCNLCNLQILKLRHCYKLTTLPSGLHNLVSLRHLDIRETSLEEMPGKMSKLNQLHVLSYFVVGKHEDNGIQEFGGLVNLHGSVEIKKLENIVDMKEANRAKIMDMKHIDELCLEWSSGDDLVSSTQTERDMLDNLQPQNGLKELTIKGYKGTIFPDWLGNCSYQNMTRVSLKSCKNCCMLPSLGQLPSLKSLSIGGFDQLRSIGEEFYKNEGDHHSSHIAPFPSLETLVFDNMACWEVWHVSESETFPHLRKLEMTNCRMLKEEMLNQVFFRIVSSLSDVSKVRKLHIDNNFIERHIFLDGDTLTIGGSESLMESALKAMMSINHLRCLQQIHIEGCRKLEFPQLQQQKYDLVELQIVDSCDSLTSLSLDVFPNLKNLEIEGFMNLESVSLSEAPHAALQSVTIFDCPELVSFAAEGLAAPNLTHLSVTWCSKLEALPRDMNSRLLDLQSLEIYGCPNICRLPEGGLPPNLKSLDVGFCEKQMKNLSWMANLDSLTHLTIEGHYCDNINSYPEVGSLPHLPSLTTLHLFDFDNLETLECNELLRLTSLQQLHIEYCSKLENMEGEKLPPSLLLIKIEGCRLLGGLCKNKHQQIWPKISHIPDIRVV